A window from Chryseobacterium vaccae encodes these proteins:
- a CDS encoding DUF4274 domain-containing protein, which yields MNYLKEKNMATSIAKTKTLFKKAFYYNWDNGLDGLEKVLRDRNCDKATAVMIFWRGHPGYYYNNPDIEKMESHEKAAFEFLKSLAGDIVSNKYFEIISFSPEKEFIPETLGNIPAELIQEVKGTINYKEVLFPNNNPFDEQIMALCKNCDDINKMFALEKEGADFSLKINNGYSYPIKIACGSGQTEAIKYFIEKGYDLNKKYDKMPLFWSAVTNKKIPAINLILENGGKINQKGEFGRTILHGIAGWFVENQDYFDDTMKKIITLLIEKGADIHAKDSSKKTPLDLAIMWNNVKYIDYLNEIENDKIEKTRI from the coding sequence ATGAATTACCTGAAAGAAAAAAATATGGCCACATCGATAGCAAAAACGAAAACACTATTTAAAAAAGCATTTTACTATAACTGGGATAATGGGCTGGATGGATTGGAAAAAGTCTTAAGAGACCGTAATTGTGATAAGGCAACTGCAGTAATGATCTTCTGGCGGGGACATCCCGGTTATTATTACAATAATCCGGATATAGAAAAAATGGAGTCTCATGAAAAGGCAGCCTTCGAATTTCTGAAGTCATTAGCAGGAGATATCGTTTCAAACAAATACTTTGAAATCATTTCATTTTCTCCGGAAAAAGAATTTATTCCTGAGACTTTAGGTAACATTCCTGCTGAACTTATTCAGGAGGTAAAAGGAACTATAAATTATAAAGAAGTATTGTTCCCTAACAACAACCCATTTGATGAGCAAATAATGGCTCTCTGCAAAAATTGTGATGATATTAATAAGATGTTTGCCTTAGAAAAAGAAGGTGCTGATTTCAGTTTAAAAATCAATAACGGTTATTCTTATCCAATTAAAATTGCCTGTGGCAGCGGGCAAACAGAAGCAATTAAATATTTCATTGAAAAAGGCTATGATCTGAATAAAAAATATGATAAAATGCCTTTATTTTGGAGTGCAGTTACCAACAAAAAAATTCCAGCAATTAATTTGATACTCGAAAACGGTGGAAAAATAAATCAAAAAGGTGAATTTGGCAGAACTATTTTACATGGCATTGCAGGCTGGTTTGTCGAAAATCAAGATTATTTTGATGATACAATGAAAAAAATTATTACTCTTTTAATTGAAAAAGGCGCCGATATTCATGCTAAGGATTCATCTAAAAAAACTCCGCTTGATTTGGCAATCATGTGGAATAATGTAAAGTATATCGACTACTTAAACGAAATTGAAAATGATAAAATAGAAAAAACCCGAATTTAA
- a CDS encoding S41 family peptidase, with protein MNNLKAIFISSLFTLTTTSLYAQTCDCTKNFEWVKKTFEENDAGFEYALKQKGKQAYEDHNKRTAEKVKSIKTFTECGPALYEWMTFFRSGHIAIRNINKQTSSKPADNSPKQENQFANWETFSIEAQDFKKYLDQKKADDYEGIWETEPYKIGIKKKGDQYVGFIIESGAETWTKGQVKLKLDFSNGKTNSIFYMRDHSAVESKEITMIGKNHLQIGDFSLSRVYPKVKDDPKYDQYFKSVSANKPYVEKLNEKTLYFRIPSFQASEKKKIDSVIAANRDKILSTENLIIDIRNGTGGSDGSYSKILPLIYTNPIRTVGVEFLSTKLNNQRMMDFINKPEYGFDEENKKWAKASFDKLEKEPGKFVNLNEGVVSITKYDTVYPYPKNVGIIINERNGSTDEQFLLAAKQSKKVKLFGTTTFGVLDVSNMYFVPSPCKEFELGYSLSRSMRIPDFTIDGKGLQPDFYLDRSIPVYEWTEYVNTVLNGK; from the coding sequence ATGAACAACTTAAAAGCTATATTCATTTCTTCTTTATTTACATTAACAACAACATCTCTATACGCCCAGACCTGTGATTGTACAAAAAACTTTGAGTGGGTAAAAAAAACATTTGAAGAAAATGATGCCGGCTTTGAATATGCATTGAAACAGAAAGGAAAGCAGGCCTACGAAGACCATAATAAAAGAACGGCAGAAAAAGTAAAATCAATTAAAACATTCACTGAGTGCGGACCTGCTTTATATGAATGGATGACTTTTTTCCGCTCCGGCCATATTGCGATAAGGAATATCAATAAACAGACATCGTCAAAACCTGCTGATAACAGTCCAAAACAGGAAAATCAGTTTGCCAATTGGGAAACATTCTCAATAGAAGCCCAGGATTTCAAAAAGTATCTGGATCAAAAGAAAGCTGATGATTATGAAGGAATCTGGGAAACCGAACCTTATAAAATCGGGATTAAAAAGAAAGGAGATCAATATGTAGGATTCATCATAGAATCCGGCGCAGAAACCTGGACAAAAGGACAGGTGAAACTGAAACTTGATTTTTCTAATGGTAAAACAAATTCTATTTTTTATATGCGCGACCATTCTGCCGTGGAATCCAAAGAGATAACCATGATTGGAAAAAATCATTTACAAATCGGGGATTTCAGCCTTTCAAGGGTTTATCCGAAAGTTAAGGATGATCCGAAATATGACCAATATTTCAAATCGGTAAGCGCCAATAAACCTTATGTGGAAAAGCTCAATGAAAAGACATTGTATTTCAGAATCCCGTCTTTTCAGGCATCTGAGAAAAAGAAAATTGATAGCGTGATTGCTGCGAACAGAGATAAAATTCTATCCACAGAAAACCTTATCATCGACATCCGCAACGGGACAGGGGGAAGTGACGGCAGTTACAGCAAGATTCTTCCATTGATTTACACCAACCCAATCAGAACGGTAGGCGTGGAATTCCTTTCCACAAAACTAAATAATCAGAGAATGATGGATTTCATCAACAAACCTGAATACGGATTTGATGAAGAAAATAAAAAATGGGCCAAAGCTTCCTTCGACAAACTGGAAAAAGAGCCTGGAAAATTTGTGAATCTCAATGAGGGTGTAGTCAGCATTACCAAATATGATACTGTTTATCCTTATCCTAAAAATGTAGGGATCATCATTAATGAAAGAAACGGAAGTACGGACGAACAATTTCTACTGGCAGCCAAGCAAAGTAAAAAGGTGAAATTATTCGGAACAACAACATTTGGTGTTTTAGACGTTTCCAACATGTATTTTGTTCCTTCTCCATGCAAAGAATTTGAATTAGGATACTCACTTTCAAGAAGCATGCGTATCCCGGATTTTACGATTGACGGAAAAGGATTGCAGCCTGATTTTTATTTAGATCGAAGTATTCCTGTATATGAATGGACAGAGTATGTGAATACTGTATTGAACGGTAAGTAA
- a CDS encoding tetratricopeptide repeat protein, with protein sequence MKKLIAIFSLFISTLLSAQPGYTFTMRQADFERFTQQLKTDPNNDELIWKRLNISFNPQFDIYTKGGKQTYSSTPNFQFNQIFENWTYEKILADINRLIDHKAEVNEYGRNTNIIDFTVLRGNLYYLTGDNKNALSDYLTAFNDVSQAASSPNNDEKKRKICISLAAYYYNLTEDSRQENLREALKYIDMISPIEFVCNIESVQSNGEIFDYYQYEKINLLTYLHEDLRLENYYKKLILQSYDLYKKKNEDGLYIFDKINDLANFYFQKKNYEKARRLTEIALNYFPKNSLGYIINRYNVSKHYFLLNRIYRTDGFKNQEKEFNNLIDILGPTHGISYNAKEIGSYIKESLEKYPEEPRLLLALAIWHYKNDFETATARPEEILKILNKAEESQLKDYRLPFTKAHIYLYKQRNYKLALKEINKSLQLNQSDPHVYGMKSEILRNIHGFDEKEEQLAAQESQSKSKTVRIKDMPELLKEIQQ encoded by the coding sequence ATGAAAAAGCTGATCGCTATATTTTCTCTGTTCATTTCAACATTATTATCTGCCCAACCGGGATATACCTTCACCATGAGACAGGCAGATTTTGAAAGATTCACCCAACAACTGAAAACGGATCCCAATAATGATGAACTAATCTGGAAACGGCTGAACATCAGTTTTAATCCTCAATTTGATATTTACACTAAAGGAGGAAAACAAACTTATTCTTCTACACCCAATTTTCAGTTTAACCAGATTTTCGAAAACTGGACCTATGAAAAAATCCTGGCAGATATTAACCGATTAATTGATCACAAAGCAGAAGTTAACGAATATGGAAGGAATACTAATATAATTGACTTTACGGTATTACGGGGAAATCTGTATTATCTCACAGGTGATAATAAAAATGCTTTGAGCGACTATCTTACCGCATTTAATGATGTCAGCCAAGCAGCTTCCAGCCCAAATAATGACGAAAAGAAAAGAAAAATCTGTATTTCCCTCGCAGCTTATTATTATAACCTGACTGAAGACAGCAGACAAGAAAACTTACGTGAAGCTTTAAAATATATTGATATGATCTCTCCTATCGAGTTTGTTTGCAATATTGAAAGTGTTCAGTCTAACGGGGAGATTTTTGATTACTATCAATATGAGAAAATCAATTTACTGACCTATCTACATGAAGATCTACGACTCGAAAATTATTATAAAAAATTAATCCTGCAAAGTTATGATCTTTATAAAAAGAAAAATGAGGACGGTCTCTATATCTTTGATAAAATTAATGATCTGGCCAATTTCTATTTTCAAAAAAAGAATTACGAAAAAGCCCGCCGCCTTACTGAAATTGCTTTAAATTATTTCCCCAAAAACAGCTTAGGTTATATTATTAACCGATATAATGTTTCCAAACATTATTTTTTACTGAACCGGATTTATCGGACTGACGGCTTCAAAAATCAGGAGAAAGAATTTAATAATTTAATTGACATTCTTGGCCCTACCCATGGGATAAGTTACAATGCAAAAGAAATCGGAAGTTACATTAAGGAGTCTTTGGAAAAATATCCTGAAGAACCGCGTTTGCTTTTAGCTCTGGCTATCTGGCATTATAAGAATGATTTTGAAACCGCTACAGCAAGACCGGAAGAAATTTTAAAGATACTTAATAAGGCTGAAGAATCGCAGCTTAAGGATTACAGACTCCCTTTTACCAAAGCTCATATCTATCTGTACAAACAAAGAAATTATAAGCTGGCTCTTAAAGAGATTAATAAATCATTACAGCTTAATCAGTCAGATCCTCATGTTTATGGGATGAAATCTGAGATTCTCCGCAACATTCACGGTTTTGATGAGAAAGAAGAACAACTGGCCGCTCAGGAATCACAAAGCAAATCTAAGACAGTCCGTATTAAGGATATGCCGGAGTTATTAAAAGAAATACAGCAGTAA